A stretch of the Alphaproteobacteria bacterium genome encodes the following:
- the cobT gene encoding cobaltochelatase subunit CobT has protein sequence MSQPESPVEPFKRAVAAATRAIAEEAELEVSFGAEAPGLVQGTARLPQPSRELEAGEIDEIRGIADQLALKQRHHDPEMHARRLPSGGDARAVYDSLEIARVEAIGANRMTGVAQNLDAALESHCRSQGFAQLNDRSEAPLAEAVRLMLRQRLTGRQVPSAAGQLVELWQPLIDDKAATDLEALTAAAADQDAFSQVARRMIAHLDLAEEWEGDDSDEAPDDQDSEDDSEGEDVDGEGSSPDAMAAQGDEMSEAEGDVDGEADGTLGEEYMPAGEGDEEPGRSRQPWWPDGPLGNAPGEPPYRAYSTLYDEVVYAPELCEPEELARLRNHLDQQIQHLHNVVSRLANRLQRRLLAKQQRSWAFDLDEGILDAGRLARVVVNPLNPLSYKQEKETDFRDTVVTLLIDNSGSMRGRPISVAAMCADVLARTLERCAVSVEILGFTTRAWKGGQSRERWLTEGKLPNPGRLNDLRHIVYKSADEPWRRARKNLGLMLREGLLKENIDGEALLWSHARLLARPEQRRILMVISDGAPVDDSTLSVNPGNYLDRHLRQVIQMIEARSPIELVAIGIGHDVTRYYRRAVTIVDAEQLGGAMMDKLAELFDDDPLLQSQTQRGRRRRVH, from the coding sequence GTGAGCCAGCCCGAAAGCCCCGTCGAGCCCTTCAAGCGCGCCGTCGCCGCGGCCACCCGGGCCATCGCCGAAGAGGCCGAGCTCGAGGTCAGCTTTGGTGCCGAGGCGCCGGGGCTGGTGCAGGGCACGGCACGCTTGCCCCAGCCCTCACGCGAGCTGGAGGCCGGCGAGATCGACGAGATCCGCGGCATCGCGGACCAGCTGGCGCTGAAGCAGCGCCACCACGACCCCGAGATGCACGCCCGGCGGCTGCCCAGCGGCGGCGATGCCCGGGCCGTCTACGATTCGCTCGAGATTGCCCGCGTCGAGGCCATCGGCGCCAACCGCATGACCGGCGTCGCCCAGAACCTCGATGCCGCCCTCGAAAGCCATTGCCGCAGCCAGGGCTTCGCCCAGCTCAACGATCGCTCCGAGGCGCCGCTGGCCGAGGCCGTGCGCCTGATGCTGCGCCAGCGCCTGACCGGCCGTCAGGTGCCGTCCGCGGCCGGTCAACTGGTCGAGCTCTGGCAGCCGCTGATCGACGACAAGGCGGCCACCGATCTCGAGGCCCTGACCGCGGCGGCGGCCGACCAGGACGCCTTCAGCCAGGTCGCCAGGCGCATGATCGCCCACCTCGACCTGGCCGAGGAATGGGAGGGCGACGACAGCGACGAGGCGCCCGACGACCAGGACAGCGAGGACGACAGCGAGGGCGAGGACGTCGACGGCGAAGGCTCGTCGCCCGATGCCATGGCGGCCCAGGGCGACGAGATGAGCGAAGCCGAGGGCGACGTCGACGGCGAGGCCGACGGCACGCTGGGCGAGGAATACATGCCGGCCGGCGAGGGCGACGAGGAGCCCGGCCGCTCGCGCCAGCCCTGGTGGCCCGATGGCCCGCTCGGGAATGCCCCCGGCGAGCCCCCTTACCGGGCCTATTCGACGCTTTATGACGAGGTCGTCTACGCCCCCGAACTTTGCGAGCCCGAGGAGCTGGCGCGGCTGCGCAATCACCTCGACCAGCAGATCCAGCACCTGCACAACGTCGTCTCGCGGCTGGCCAACCGCCTTCAGCGCCGCCTGCTGGCCAAGCAGCAGCGCTCCTGGGCTTTCGACCTGGACGAAGGCATCCTGGATGCCGGCCGCCTGGCCCGGGTGGTGGTCAATCCGCTCAATCCGCTGAGCTACAAGCAGGAAAAGGAGACCGACTTCCGCGACACCGTGGTGACGCTGCTGATCGACAATTCGGGCTCCATGCGCGGCCGCCCCATCAGCGTCGCCGCCATGTGCGCCGACGTCCTGGCCCGCACGCTCGAGCGCTGCGCCGTGAGCGTCGAGATCCTGGGCTTCACCACCCGGGCCTGGAAGGGCGGCCAATCGCGCGAACGCTGGCTGACCGAGGGCAAGCTGCCCAACCCGGGCCGCCTCAACGATCTCCGCCACATCGTCTACAAAAGCGCCGACGAGCCCTGGCGCCGGGCCCGCAAGAACCTGGGTCTGATGTTGCGCGAAGGCCTCTTGAAGGAGAACATCGACGGCGAGGCGCTGCTGTGGTCGCACGCCCGGCTGCTGGCCCGGCCCGAGCAGCGGCGCATTCTGATGGTCATCTCCGACGGTGCGCCGGTCGACGATTCGACGCTTTCGGTCAATCCCGGCAACTATCTCGACCGGCACTTGCGCCAGGTCATCCAAATGATCGAGGCGCGCTCGCCGATCGAGCTGGTGGCCATCGGCATCG
- the cobS gene encoding cobaltochelatase subunit CobS, translating to MTTVETFEDADTRPTGMPDIKVSVRQLFGLDSDFEVPAFSQAHELVPDIDEAYQFDHDTTLAILAGFAHNRRVMIQGYHGTGKSTHVEQVAARLNWACIRINLDSHISRIDLIGKDAIVIRDNQQITEFREGMLPWALQSATAICFDEYDAGRPDVMFVIQRALEAEGKLTLLDQNRIIRPHPSFRLFSTTNTIGLGDTTGLYHGTQQINQGQMDRWNIVATLNYLEHEAECGIVLAKVPEYDNAEGRKTLAAMVNVADLTRAGFVNGDISTVMSPRTVIHWAENASIFDDIGFAFRLTFLNKCDEVERASVAEYYQRCLGEDLPESAAQATLT from the coding sequence ATGACCACGGTGGAGACCTTTGAAGACGCCGACACGCGCCCCACAGGAATGCCTGACATCAAGGTGTCGGTACGCCAGCTGTTCGGCCTCGACAGCGATTTCGAAGTGCCGGCGTTCTCGCAGGCCCACGAGCTGGTTCCCGATATCGACGAGGCCTATCAATTCGACCACGACACCACGCTGGCCATCCTGGCCGGCTTTGCCCACAACCGCCGAGTCATGATTCAGGGCTACCACGGCACCGGCAAGTCGACCCATGTCGAGCAGGTGGCGGCGCGGCTCAACTGGGCCTGCATCCGGATCAATCTGGACAGCCACATCAGCCGCATCGACCTGATTGGCAAGGATGCCATCGTCATCCGCGACAACCAGCAGATCACCGAGTTCCGCGAAGGCATGCTGCCCTGGGCGCTGCAATCCGCCACCGCCATCTGCTTCGACGAATACGACGCCGGCCGTCCCGACGTCATGTTCGTGATCCAGCGCGCCCTGGAGGCCGAGGGCAAGCTCACCCTCCTCGACCAGAACAGGATCATCCGCCCGCATCCCTCCTTTCGGCTGTTTTCCACCACCAACACCATCGGGCTGGGCGACACCACCGGCCTCTACCACGGCACCCAGCAGATCAACCAGGGCCAGATGGACCGTTGGAACATCGTCGCCACCCTCAACTACCTCGAGCACGAGGCCGAATGCGGCATCGTGCTGGCCAAGGTGCCCGAGTACGACAACGCCGAGGGCCGCAAGACCCTGGCCGCCATGGTCAACGTCGCCGACCTCACCCGGGCCGGTTTCGTCAACGGTGACATTTCCACCGTCATGTCGCCGCGCACGGTGATCCACTGGGCCGAGAACGCCAGCATCTTCGACGACATCGGCTTCGCCTTCCGCCTCACCTTCCTCAACAAGTGCGACGAGGTCGAGCGCGCCTCGGTGGCCGAATACTACCAGCGCTGCCTGGGCGAGGATCTGCCGGAATCGGCGGCCCAGGCGACTCTGACGTGA
- a CDS encoding DnaJ domain-containing protein: protein MSRISVRQRSAAEVRLCDHPDCAAAGDYRAPRSPRDLGHHFWFCLEHVRAYNASWNYFEGMSQDEIERYQQSSVTWHRPTWRFGDDPSHFKAPIYDELGILESHAAAGRAQGRAEDDERRPDGRSLAPEERHALALLNLAADTTLDDIKARYKSLAKKYHPDANGGDREAEDRLKEVNQAYAHLLTCGYC, encoded by the coding sequence ACCACCCCGATTGCGCCGCCGCTGGCGACTATCGGGCGCCGCGCTCGCCGCGCGATTTGGGGCATCACTTCTGGTTCTGCCTCGAACACGTGCGCGCCTACAACGCCTCTTGGAACTATTTCGAAGGCATGAGCCAAGACGAGATCGAGCGCTACCAGCAAAGTTCGGTGACCTGGCACCGGCCGACCTGGCGTTTTGGCGACGATCCCAGCCACTTCAAGGCGCCGATCTACGACGAGCTCGGCATCCTCGAGAGCCATGCCGCCGCCGGCCGGGCCCAGGGCCGGGCCGAGGATGACGAACGCCGCCCCGACGGCCGCTCCCTGGCGCCCGAGGAACGCCACGCCTTGGCGCTTTTGAACCTGGCTGCCGACACCACGCTGGACGACATCAAGGCGCGTTACAAATCGCTCGCCAAGAAGTATCATCCCGACGCCAACGGTGGTGATCGAGAGGCCGAGGACAGACTCAAAGAGGTCAATCAGGCCTACGCCCATCTGCTGACCTGCGGCTACTGTTGA